In Streptomyces ambofaciens ATCC 23877, a single genomic region encodes these proteins:
- a CDS encoding DNA cytosine methyltransferase has product MTKGHYGVPLERSDYLKLDPNKNSCTPEGFQDWLEGFGKGKRLAVDLFSGAGGLSAGVERAGWTTAAAVDFDERAAETHRANFPGLSLKMDLGDPAERDRLEEILKSAKIDLVAGGPPCQPFSRAGRNKIRDLVKNHGRDPEDRRKELWSAYLDMVKRINPRAVLMENVPDMGLHDDFFVIRTIEEELEELGYATQVRLVDAWSYGVPQHRKRLILLARKDVDDFTWRKPDSERTTLRDAIGDLPELEVVPTERVGERELKYRKPRNLSGFATKMREEAPRGLVWDHMTRRVRRDDHRIFEVMESDTKYSDLQDKLTGDEKKYQRYSAEKYTDKYKKLAWGELSRTITAHIAKDGYWYIHPEQLRTLTVREAARVQTFPDRFRFAGTRSDAFRQIGNAVPPLLGEAAAEALKPVGDATTEAAGLQPHWREVRNGLAEWATQRRDGGDWYQLPGEAPVPLHAAVVAILSGAKIKPAAMAELMASVRRSKTLTAALFKKLVDAAPTMPARSRVDRLAPLVEKPYDWQWGKRLDVPAKLAMKPAEESLYRLLIGEDLMLVGTGTLRVAARVNGVETDHANRLSEGRVNLVKLVGAGKDAPLRMGAIRLIGMDLCREDQPVCSECPLIAHCVSRENLSDDLLTLAVTQG; this is encoded by the coding sequence GTGACGAAGGGGCACTACGGCGTACCTCTTGAGCGCAGTGACTACCTCAAGCTGGATCCGAACAAGAACAGCTGCACCCCGGAGGGTTTCCAGGACTGGCTGGAAGGCTTCGGTAAGGGCAAGAGGCTGGCCGTAGACCTCTTTTCCGGTGCCGGTGGTCTCAGCGCCGGCGTCGAGCGGGCGGGATGGACCACTGCGGCAGCCGTGGACTTCGACGAGCGTGCGGCGGAAACCCACAGGGCGAACTTCCCGGGCCTCAGCCTGAAGATGGATCTCGGTGATCCCGCCGAGCGCGACAGGCTTGAGGAGATCCTCAAGTCCGCCAAGATCGACCTCGTGGCGGGTGGACCTCCCTGCCAGCCCTTCAGCAGGGCCGGGCGTAACAAGATCCGTGACCTCGTCAAGAACCATGGCCGCGACCCGGAAGACCGCCGGAAGGAGCTGTGGAGCGCCTACCTGGACATGGTGAAGCGGATCAATCCGCGGGCGGTCCTCATGGAGAACGTCCCCGACATGGGGCTTCACGACGACTTCTTCGTCATCCGCACGATCGAGGAGGAGTTGGAGGAGCTCGGCTACGCGACGCAGGTGCGGCTCGTTGACGCGTGGAGCTACGGCGTGCCGCAGCACCGGAAGCGTCTCATCCTCCTGGCCAGGAAGGACGTCGACGACTTCACCTGGCGGAAGCCCGACTCGGAGCGCACTACCCTGCGCGACGCCATCGGTGACCTGCCCGAGCTGGAGGTCGTTCCCACAGAACGGGTCGGAGAGCGGGAGCTGAAGTACCGAAAGCCTCGCAACCTGTCCGGCTTCGCCACGAAGATGCGCGAAGAGGCGCCTCGTGGGCTGGTCTGGGACCACATGACCCGGAGAGTCCGGAGGGACGACCACCGGATCTTCGAGGTCATGGAATCCGACACCAAGTACTCGGATCTTCAGGACAAACTGACCGGGGACGAGAAGAAATACCAGCGGTACAGCGCGGAGAAGTACACGGACAAGTACAAGAAGCTGGCCTGGGGCGAACTCAGTCGTACGATCACCGCCCACATCGCCAAGGACGGCTACTGGTACATCCACCCGGAGCAGCTGCGGACTCTCACTGTGCGGGAAGCCGCACGCGTTCAGACTTTTCCGGACAGGTTCCGGTTCGCCGGCACCCGGAGTGACGCCTTCCGGCAGATCGGGAACGCCGTACCCCCGCTCCTGGGAGAGGCCGCTGCTGAGGCACTGAAGCCGGTTGGTGACGCCACGACGGAGGCTGCCGGGCTCCAGCCCCACTGGCGGGAGGTCAGGAACGGCCTCGCGGAGTGGGCGACGCAAAGGCGTGACGGCGGGGACTGGTACCAGCTTCCCGGCGAGGCGCCAGTACCGCTGCATGCCGCCGTGGTGGCCATACTCTCCGGAGCGAAGATCAAGCCGGCCGCGATGGCGGAGTTGATGGCCTCTGTCAGAAGGTCGAAGACACTCACCGCGGCACTGTTCAAGAAGCTGGTCGACGCGGCGCCCACGATGCCCGCCCGGTCCCGAGTGGACCGTCTGGCACCGCTGGTGGAAAAGCCCTACGACTGGCAGTGGGGAAAGCGGCTCGACGTACCCGCCAAGCTGGCCATGAAGCCAGCTGAGGAGTCTCTCTACCGACTGTTGATCGGAGAGGACCTCATGCTGGTCGGCACGGGCACGCTGCGGGTCGCGGCTCGTGTGAACGGTGTCGAAACGGATCACGCGAACCGCCTCAGCGAGGGCCGCGTGAACCTGGTGAAGCTTGTGGGCGCGGGCAAGGACGCACCTCTGCGTATGGGGGCGATCCGGCTCATCGGGATGGACCTGTGCAGGGAGGACCAGCCCGTGTGTTCGGAGTGCCCGCTCATCGCCCACTGCGTCAGCCGGGAGAACCTGTCCGACGACCTGCTGACTCTGGCCGTCACGCAGGGATAG
- a CDS encoding very short patch repair endonuclease, translated as MAGAGRTPDRRWVATAEGEHLRGRRVRDTKPEIALRKAVHRLGLRFRLQRRVAPRCTADFVLPRYHVAVFVDGCFWHGCPDHSPREFRGPNAALWQEKLETNRQRDRRNTAQATAAGWTVVRIWECEIRRDVERAAQRVVETTDSNGAG; from the coding sequence ATGGCCGGAGCTGGCAGGACACCGGATCGGCGGTGGGTCGCCACTGCGGAGGGGGAACATCTTCGAGGTCGACGTGTGAGAGACACCAAGCCCGAGATCGCCCTCAGGAAGGCTGTACACCGGTTGGGCCTCAGGTTCCGTCTCCAGCGGAGGGTGGCTCCGCGGTGCACGGCCGACTTCGTGCTCCCTCGATATCACGTTGCTGTCTTCGTCGACGGTTGTTTCTGGCACGGCTGTCCTGACCACAGCCCCAGGGAGTTCCGAGGGCCCAACGCCGCTCTCTGGCAGGAGAAGCTCGAGACCAACAGGCAACGGGACCGACGCAACACAGCGCAGGCCACGGCCGCCGGATGGACCGTGGTTCGGATCTGGGAGTGCGAGATTCGGCGCGACGTTGAGAGAGCCGCGCAGCGGGTGGTGGAGACTACCGATTCGAACGGCGCGGGGTGA
- a CDS encoding AIPR family protein, which yields MAEFDLAEFSRSLVADVQATADAEGTTTPEAFTRRVFEDLEQAGVVSNTFTAYHKMHGHEVHGYGIGESGESLDLFVTDFQLEPLESKLTKSQTETSFRRLLAFVQRCREGLQQHIDESFDVYDMCAAVEKALTEVQRIRLFLLSNRVGTATELPASDFDGLPVTHEVWDLARQHRHATSGSLGEPIMVPFSPPLPCVSAPSSEEDHSVVLAVIPGEMLAELYAEYGTRLLELNVRSFLQARGSVNRGIRETLLNAPGRFLAYNNGITATASQVDFVRGPDGEPTHISGVHGLQIVNGGQTTASLHYALSRDKADLSHVRVQMKLTEVAPERLAEIVPKISEYSNTQNRVTQVDFSSNHDYHVDLQRITRSLWAPATDGSGQETHWFYERARGQYTDELAKARTPARQRQFKKLNPTKQKFTKADLAKFVHSWDQLPYHVSRGAQKNFIEFMFNVDKAPPRVDIQYCQRVIAMAILFKAVDRIAAIHGAGSHKSMITTYTVARLSSATDRRIDLDRIWREQDLSPVLEAAIHDLCPRVMRAVTTPLEGNHVGEWAKKAACWDAVSRVPWTTPRALTAELLDHPLDEAALAGGTGAEEGAGEEAALIPADEWYAIERWAKETRNLEPWQRQLAQFVGRRLELEQEVPETQAVQALHARNEALRLGFTPEP from the coding sequence ATGGCTGAGTTCGACCTGGCCGAGTTCTCGCGGAGCCTCGTCGCCGACGTGCAAGCGACTGCTGACGCCGAGGGGACGACCACCCCGGAGGCGTTCACACGCCGGGTCTTCGAGGACCTAGAGCAGGCCGGCGTCGTGTCCAACACCTTCACCGCCTACCACAAGATGCATGGCCACGAGGTGCACGGTTACGGCATCGGAGAGTCGGGCGAGTCCCTGGACCTCTTCGTGACGGACTTCCAGCTGGAACCACTGGAGTCCAAGCTCACGAAGTCACAGACCGAGACGTCCTTCAGGCGGCTTCTGGCATTCGTTCAGCGTTGCCGGGAGGGGCTGCAGCAGCACATCGACGAGTCGTTCGACGTGTACGACATGTGCGCCGCGGTCGAGAAGGCCCTCACCGAGGTGCAGCGGATCAGGCTCTTCCTGCTCAGCAACAGGGTGGGCACCGCTACCGAGTTGCCGGCCTCGGATTTCGACGGCCTCCCGGTGACCCACGAGGTGTGGGACCTGGCACGGCAGCACCGCCATGCGACGTCGGGCTCTCTCGGCGAGCCCATCATGGTGCCTTTCAGCCCTCCGCTGCCCTGTGTCTCCGCCCCGAGCTCGGAAGAGGACCACTCTGTGGTCCTGGCGGTCATACCCGGTGAGATGCTCGCCGAGCTGTACGCCGAGTACGGCACCCGGCTCCTCGAACTCAACGTTCGTTCTTTCCTCCAGGCCCGAGGCTCGGTCAACCGGGGTATCCGGGAGACCCTGCTGAACGCACCGGGCAGGTTCCTGGCCTACAACAACGGGATCACCGCGACCGCGTCGCAGGTGGATTTCGTGAGAGGCCCGGATGGCGAGCCCACCCACATCTCCGGAGTGCACGGCCTTCAGATCGTGAACGGCGGCCAGACGACTGCCTCGCTCCACTACGCGCTGAGCCGCGACAAGGCCGACCTGTCCCACGTCCGGGTCCAGATGAAACTGACGGAGGTGGCGCCCGAGCGGCTCGCGGAGATTGTTCCCAAGATCTCGGAGTACTCCAACACGCAGAACCGGGTGACCCAGGTCGACTTCAGCTCCAACCACGACTACCACGTGGACCTGCAGCGGATCACCCGCTCCCTGTGGGCTCCCGCGACGGACGGCAGTGGTCAGGAGACCCACTGGTTCTACGAGCGTGCGCGCGGCCAGTACACGGACGAGCTGGCGAAGGCCCGCACCCCTGCCAGACAACGGCAGTTCAAGAAGCTGAACCCGACAAAGCAGAAGTTCACCAAGGCGGATCTCGCCAAGTTCGTCCACTCGTGGGACCAACTGCCCTACCACGTGAGCCGCGGGGCACAGAAGAACTTCATCGAGTTCATGTTCAACGTCGACAAAGCACCGCCCCGCGTCGACATCCAGTACTGCCAGCGGGTGATCGCAATGGCCATCCTGTTCAAGGCGGTGGACCGGATAGCCGCCATCCATGGAGCAGGCAGCCACAAAAGCATGATCACCACGTACACCGTGGCTCGTCTGTCCTCGGCAACGGACCGCCGGATCGATCTCGACCGGATCTGGCGAGAGCAGGACCTCTCACCGGTGCTGGAGGCCGCGATCCACGACCTGTGCCCCCGCGTCATGCGCGCGGTGACCACTCCGCTTGAGGGCAACCACGTGGGCGAGTGGGCCAAGAAGGCGGCGTGCTGGGACGCCGTGTCCAGGGTGCCCTGGACGACCCCCCGAGCCCTGACGGCGGAGCTGCTCGACCACCCGCTGGACGAGGCGGCACTCGCCGGCGGTACCGGTGCTGAGGAGGGAGCAGGTGAAGAGGCCGCTCTGATCCCTGCCGACGAGTGGTACGCGATCGAGCGCTGGGCCAAGGAAACCCGCAACCTCGAACCCTGGCAGCGGCAGCTGGCGCAGTTCGTCGGAAGGCGCCTCGAACTGGAGCAGGAGGTTCCAGAGACGCAGGCCGTTCAGGCCCTGCACGCCCGTAACGAGGCGCTACGGCTGGGGTTCACCCCCGAACCATAG
- a CDS encoding PD-(D/E)XK motif protein, producing the protein MTVTEDEWRELESPQDAPGRSSLRLHPESPLDIFLSVSHPGRQRMLVLRADARSADPIVRTVGRLPKAAGIEMNLSAVSRVEYELQVILTADGLREVFNPLVTDVAETAKSAPAAAEALAAAVDRFERWQDLLRAVSRDGLSAESRRGLYGELLVLGDVLLASLGQSEAVEAWTGPTGTNQDFQLSGLAIETKASVAKRPRSIRIASERQLDGTGTPALLLALANLDERRGGSGESLNMRVEDIRQQLTSPATRARFDGRLVQVGYLPGHHDLYEEPRYTLRELRFWHVREGFPRLVESDLPEGVGDCTYHVSTSGLDAYRATADEVKELIGGSHG; encoded by the coding sequence CTTCCTCTCCGTCTCCCACCCTGGTCGTCAGCGCATGTTGGTGTTAAGGGCGGACGCTCGCTCCGCCGACCCGATCGTGCGGACGGTGGGTCGACTCCCCAAGGCAGCCGGGATCGAGATGAACCTGAGTGCCGTGTCCCGGGTTGAGTACGAACTCCAGGTGATCCTGACGGCGGACGGGCTTCGCGAGGTGTTCAACCCGCTCGTCACCGACGTCGCCGAGACCGCCAAGTCCGCTCCGGCCGCCGCGGAGGCCCTGGCAGCCGCCGTGGACAGGTTCGAGAGGTGGCAGGACCTCCTGCGTGCTGTCAGCAGGGACGGGCTGAGCGCCGAGTCTCGTCGTGGACTCTACGGCGAACTCCTGGTATTGGGAGACGTCCTCCTGGCCTCTCTGGGCCAGTCCGAGGCGGTCGAGGCGTGGACCGGTCCCACGGGGACCAACCAGGACTTCCAGCTGTCCGGACTGGCCATCGAGACCAAGGCCAGTGTCGCGAAGCGGCCCCGGAGCATACGGATCGCCAGCGAGAGACAGCTGGACGGAACCGGGACGCCCGCGCTGCTCCTCGCACTCGCGAATCTCGACGAGCGACGGGGTGGATCGGGAGAGAGCCTGAACATGAGGGTGGAGGACATACGGCAGCAGCTCACGAGTCCCGCCACTCGGGCCCGGTTCGACGGTCGACTCGTCCAGGTCGGTTACCTCCCCGGGCACCATGACCTCTACGAAGAACCCCGGTACACCCTCCGCGAGCTTCGGTTCTGGCATGTACGGGAAGGCTTTCCCAGGCTGGTCGAGTCGGACCTGCCCGAGGGCGTCGGTGACTGCACGTACCACGTGAGTACCTCGGGTCTGGATGCGTATCGCGCCACGGCCGACGAGGTGAAGGAACTGATCGGGGGGTCCCATGGCTGA